One window from the genome of Fulvivirga lutea encodes:
- the efp gene encoding elongation factor P — protein sequence MATTADFKNGLCLEYNNDLYTIVEFQHVKPGKGPAFVRTKLKSLTSGKVIENTFSAGHKVVTARIERRPHQFLYKDEMGYHLMDASTFEQTFVSEGAIENAQLMKEGQQVDVLYHAEKEEVIGCELPQFVELEVTYTEPGLKGDTATNATKPATLETGAEIQVPLFINEGDKIKIETTSNSYYERVKS from the coding sequence ATGGCAACTACAGCCGATTTTAAAAATGGATTGTGTCTGGAATATAACAACGACTTATATACAATCGTTGAGTTCCAGCATGTGAAGCCTGGTAAAGGGCCAGCCTTTGTTAGAACAAAGCTCAAAAGCCTTACATCTGGTAAAGTAATCGAAAATACGTTTTCAGCAGGTCATAAAGTAGTAACTGCGAGAATTGAAAGACGTCCGCATCAATTTCTTTATAAGGACGAAATGGGATATCATCTAATGGATGCTTCAACTTTTGAGCAGACTTTTGTTAGCGAAGGAGCCATAGAAAATGCGCAACTAATGAAAGAAGGCCAGCAGGTAGATGTTCTTTATCATGCGGAAAAAGAAGAGGTTATCGGATGCGAGCTTCCTCAATTTGTGGAGCTAGAAGTGACATATACTGAACCGGGGTTAAAAGGTGATACCGCTACTAATGCAACAAAACCTGCAACTTTAGAAACTGGTGCAGAAATACAAGTGCCTTTATTTATTAACGAAGGCGATAAGATTAAAATAGAGACAACAAGTAATTCATATTACGAAAGAGTAAAATCATAA
- the accB gene encoding acetyl-CoA carboxylase biotin carboxyl carrier protein: MKTKEIRDLIDFISQSGLNEVKIETEELKLSIKRDPDVKTQVVESSVVSASAPAAPAPSAAPAPAAASAPAPASAPASSEGNYVEVKSPMIGTFYRSSNPDSPAFVNVGDKVEKGQTLCIVEAMKLFNEIESDVSGTIVKVVAENASPVEYDQVLFLVDPS, from the coding sequence ATGAAAACAAAGGAAATAAGAGATCTAATTGACTTCATTTCACAGTCTGGTCTTAATGAGGTGAAGATTGAAACTGAGGAGTTAAAATTATCTATCAAAAGAGACCCTGATGTTAAAACACAGGTTGTAGAAAGCAGTGTTGTTTCAGCATCGGCTCCGGCTGCACCAGCACCTAGTGCTGCTCCGGCACCTGCTGCTGCTTCGGCACCAGCGCCAGCCTCTGCCCCTGCATCATCAGAAGGCAATTATGTAGAAGTTAAATCACCAATGATTGGTACATTCTACAGATCTTCTAATCCTGACTCGCCTGCATTCGTAAATGTTGGAGACAAAGTGGAAAAAGGTCAGACATTATGTATTGTAGAAGCGATGAAGTTATTCAATGAAATTGAATCTGATGTTTCTGGCACTATCGTAAAGGTGGTAGCAGAAAACGCTTCTCCTGTAGAATATGATCAGGTACTATTCTTAGTAGACCCTTCATAA
- the accC gene encoding acetyl-CoA carboxylase biotin carboxylase subunit, with translation MFKKILIANRGEIALRVIRTCKEMGIKTVAVYSTADRESLHVRFADEAVCIGKAPSKDSYLNIPNLIAAAEITNADAIHPGYGFLSENAEFSAVCQEYGIKFIGASPDMIDKMGDKATAKATMKKAGVPTIPGSDGLLKSVEEGKKIAQKIKYPVILKATAGGGGRGMRIVKDESGFEKAWNDAKQESGAAFGNDGLYLEKFVEEPRHVEIQIVGDKRGKACHLSERDCSIQRRHQKLLEETPSPVMSKFKKLRDKMGDAAVKAAEAIKYEGAGTVEFLVDKNGDFYFMEMNTRIQVEHPITEEVTDYDLIKEQIKVAAGITISGKNYTPNLFAMECRINAEDPANGFRPSPGKITNLHLPGGHGVRVDSHVYAGYTIPPNYDSMIAKLIVSGQSREEVITRMKRALSEFVIEGIKTTIPFHLKLMDDKKFQSGDFTTAFMDTFDMSGIQ, from the coding sequence GTGTTTAAAAAAATATTAATAGCTAACAGAGGAGAGATTGCTTTGCGCGTGATAAGAACGTGTAAAGAGATGGGTATTAAAACAGTAGCCGTTTATTCTACTGCCGATAGAGAAAGCCTGCATGTACGCTTTGCAGATGAGGCCGTATGTATTGGAAAAGCACCCAGTAAAGACTCCTATTTAAATATTCCTAACCTGATTGCTGCCGCAGAAATTACGAATGCAGACGCCATACACCCTGGTTATGGTTTCCTTTCCGAAAACGCTGAATTCAGTGCTGTTTGTCAGGAATATGGCATCAAGTTTATTGGAGCTTCACCCGACATGATTGACAAAATGGGTGACAAGGCAACGGCAAAAGCCACGATGAAAAAAGCAGGTGTACCAACTATCCCTGGTTCTGATGGTTTGCTTAAATCTGTAGAAGAGGGTAAGAAAATTGCGCAGAAGATTAAGTATCCTGTAATACTTAAAGCAACTGCCGGTGGTGGTGGCCGAGGTATGCGTATTGTCAAAGATGAATCAGGTTTTGAAAAAGCATGGAATGATGCAAAGCAAGAATCTGGTGCAGCCTTTGGAAACGATGGACTTTACCTAGAAAAATTTGTCGAAGAGCCCCGTCACGTAGAAATACAAATTGTAGGTGATAAAAGAGGTAAAGCTTGCCATTTATCTGAAAGAGATTGCTCTATTCAGAGAAGACACCAAAAATTATTAGAAGAAACTCCATCTCCAGTAATGAGTAAATTCAAAAAGCTGAGAGATAAAATGGGTGACGCAGCCGTTAAAGCTGCTGAGGCCATAAAATATGAAGGTGCAGGAACTGTTGAGTTTTTAGTTGACAAGAACGGAGATTTCTACTTCATGGAAATGAATACCCGTATTCAGGTAGAACACCCTATTACTGAAGAGGTTACTGATTACGATTTGATTAAAGAGCAAATTAAAGTAGCTGCAGGAATTACTATTTCTGGCAAAAACTACACTCCTAACCTTTTTGCGATGGAATGTAGAATTAATGCAGAAGATCCAGCTAATGGTTTTAGACCATCACCAGGAAAGATTACCAATCTGCATTTGCCAGGCGGTCACGGTGTAAGAGTGGATAGCCACGTGTATGCCGGATATACTATTCCTCCAAATTACGACTCAATGATTGCTAAGCTTATTGTAAGCGGCCAGTCAAGAGAAGAAGTAATTACAAGAATGAAAAGAGCGTTAAGTGAATTCGTTATTGAAGGAATTAAAACAACTATCCCTTTCCATTTAAAGTTAATGGACGATAAGAAGTTCCAGTCTGGTGATTTCACCACTGCTTTTATGGATACTTTTGATATGAGCGGTATTCAATAA
- a CDS encoding glycoside hydrolase family 31 protein, which produces MRKEIRLQHSIYIIFLLLSLTFSCSNYENEIAQGSSVEIPYKNGQLTISAITQDIINFRYSDSLTYSDRDYAPILTSSVNLQVEKQEENLILSTENVELFVQLKPFSISIRDTNSTEKVQLISPYGRNGDTTSIQFKLKENEAIYGTGARALPLNRRGYKLDMFNKAHYAYQMGSELLNYCIPHITSSEKYMLLFDNPAKGWMDIGKTVDDELNFSTLGGNMSYYFINGSSYNDMITKYTELTGRQQLPPVWTFGNLQSRFGYRNQKEASSMLNKSLEAGYPVDAMILDIYWFGPELQDGQMGKLDWDAEKWPDPKQMIAEFEENNVKIITVSEPFFTLKSGRFEELESKGLLAKDSTGNAMQIPYFYFGKTGLLDIFNDDAQQWIWNQYKRMDEYGIDGWWVDLGEPEVHPDDIIHVNGLGKEVHGAYGHEWAKMLYEGYARDYPNERLFHMGRAGFAGTQRYSLIPWSGDVSRTWSGLSAQIPIMTGIGMSGIGYMHADAGGFSFVEKADPELYTRWLQFAVFTPVLRPHADEVVPPEPVTWPQEVQENVKPAIELRYKMLPYNYTLAWKNMTSGIPMARPMFMEYESIPDTLISEYMWGENLLVSPVLQPGEVIHKTYLPEGDWYDLHLNSQRKGNQWVGKTLANDHIPVYVKGGSVIVTAPAMKNTAEFTSENLNFTYYYSENSSENVVYFDDGKTKGAYKKGEYHLIKTNVQPNQTGLSIALNVEGSGYVNSPENRNIKFSLIGVPVPDNIMIDGKEAVFSMSDNAILFNLSLNKNSTIVVNYK; this is translated from the coding sequence ATGAGAAAAGAAATACGTTTACAGCACTCCATTTACATTATCTTTTTACTCTTAAGCCTAACATTTTCATGCTCAAACTATGAAAATGAGATAGCTCAAGGCAGTAGCGTTGAAATTCCATATAAAAATGGTCAGTTAACCATTAGCGCCATCACGCAAGATATTATCAATTTCAGATATTCTGATAGCCTCACTTATAGCGACAGGGACTATGCTCCTATTCTTACTTCATCAGTGAATTTACAAGTTGAAAAACAAGAAGAAAACTTAATCCTTAGTACTGAAAATGTTGAGCTCTTTGTTCAGCTCAAGCCATTCTCTATTAGTATACGCGATACTAACTCTACAGAAAAAGTACAGTTAATATCACCTTATGGAAGAAATGGAGATACCACAAGCATTCAGTTCAAACTGAAAGAAAATGAAGCTATTTATGGAACAGGCGCCAGGGCTTTACCTTTAAATAGAAGAGGTTATAAACTTGACATGTTCAACAAAGCGCATTACGCCTATCAAATGGGAAGTGAGTTATTGAACTACTGCATTCCACATATCACTTCATCCGAAAAGTATATGCTTCTGTTTGACAATCCTGCAAAAGGCTGGATGGATATTGGTAAAACCGTTGACGATGAATTAAACTTCTCAACGTTAGGCGGCAACATGTCTTATTACTTCATTAATGGAAGTTCTTACAATGACATGATTACCAAATATACTGAACTCACAGGCCGCCAGCAGCTCCCCCCTGTCTGGACATTCGGAAATTTGCAGTCTCGTTTTGGTTATCGAAATCAAAAGGAAGCCTCATCAATGCTGAACAAATCGCTGGAAGCTGGTTATCCTGTAGACGCCATGATTTTGGATATCTACTGGTTTGGCCCGGAGCTACAAGACGGACAAATGGGCAAATTAGATTGGGATGCAGAAAAATGGCCTGATCCGAAACAGATGATTGCTGAATTTGAAGAAAATAATGTAAAAATCATCACCGTTTCAGAGCCGTTTTTCACTTTAAAGTCAGGGAGATTTGAAGAACTTGAGTCAAAAGGATTGCTGGCAAAAGACAGTACCGGAAATGCCATGCAAATACCATATTTCTACTTCGGTAAAACTGGTTTATTAGACATTTTCAATGATGATGCCCAACAATGGATATGGAATCAGTATAAAAGAATGGATGAATACGGCATTGACGGCTGGTGGGTAGACTTGGGTGAGCCTGAAGTACACCCTGACGATATAATACATGTTAACGGGTTGGGAAAAGAAGTTCATGGAGCATATGGCCATGAATGGGCTAAAATGCTTTATGAAGGGTATGCAAGGGATTACCCAAATGAGCGACTTTTTCATATGGGCAGAGCGGGCTTTGCGGGCACACAGCGATATTCTCTCATCCCTTGGTCGGGGGATGTGAGCCGAACATGGTCCGGGTTAAGTGCGCAAATCCCAATTATGACGGGCATTGGAATGAGTGGTATCGGGTACATGCACGCAGATGCCGGTGGCTTTTCTTTTGTAGAAAAAGCCGATCCTGAATTGTATACAAGATGGTTGCAATTTGCTGTATTCACTCCTGTACTCAGGCCACATGCCGATGAAGTAGTTCCTCCAGAACCAGTTACCTGGCCTCAAGAAGTGCAGGAGAATGTAAAACCAGCCATTGAATTACGCTATAAAATGTTGCCCTATAATTACACACTCGCTTGGAAAAACATGACCTCGGGCATTCCAATGGCCAGACCAATGTTCATGGAATATGAATCTATCCCTGATACGTTAATTAGTGAGTATATGTGGGGTGAGAATTTATTGGTAAGTCCAGTATTGCAGCCGGGTGAAGTTATTCATAAAACCTACTTACCAGAAGGCGATTGGTACGATTTACACTTAAACAGCCAACGCAAGGGTAATCAATGGGTTGGAAAAACGTTGGCCAACGATCACATACCTGTATATGTTAAAGGTGGTAGTGTAATTGTTACCGCACCGGCCATGAAGAATACTGCTGAGTTTACTTCTGAGAATCTCAATTTCACTTATTACTACTCAGAAAATTCTAGTGAAAATGTCGTTTACTTTGATGATGGTAAAACAAAAGGTGCCTACAAAAAAGGTGAATATCATTTGATTAAGACTAATGTTCAGCCAAACCAAACCGGATTATCTATTGCTTTAAATGTAGAGGGCTCAGGGTATGTAAATTCTCCAGAAAATAGAAATATTAAGTTCAGTTTAATAGGTGTGCCAGTGCCTGACAATATTATGATTGATGGTAAGGAAGCTGTTTTCAGCATGTCAGATAATGCTATTCTATTTAACCTATCTTTGAATAAGAATTCAACAATTGTTGTGAATTACAAATAG
- a CDS encoding outer membrane beta-barrel protein has translation MRISIIILIIAISAVPSFGQNKLLLETGGSLFSYSGDMGSFDQAGGGFHVGIRLNKKRKLNGSFQLILGSVSDDDPEQAPPTQAGTVAPNKYFKTNFFGVNYALNYHFIKNERWWIYLSQGIGFLRFTPKDANGQSLVNATNTRNDGEDYRNTSAFLPTSVGAIYYLSGNVGLGISLSMLNTATDYLDNISELGTSGNDNIFQAKFSLIIPLQIAAKSD, from the coding sequence TTGAGGATATCCATTATTATATTAATCATAGCCATTTCTGCTGTACCTTCTTTCGGCCAAAACAAATTGCTGCTTGAAACCGGAGGATCGTTGTTTAGCTATTCAGGGGATATGGGTTCTTTTGATCAGGCTGGTGGTGGTTTTCATGTGGGAATTCGACTGAATAAAAAGCGCAAGCTAAATGGGTCTTTTCAGCTGATATTAGGGTCTGTAAGTGATGATGATCCGGAACAAGCCCCACCTACTCAAGCCGGAACTGTTGCACCTAATAAGTATTTTAAAACCAATTTCTTTGGAGTGAACTATGCACTCAATTATCACTTTATTAAAAATGAGCGCTGGTGGATATACCTATCTCAAGGCATAGGATTTCTTCGTTTTACGCCCAAAGATGCCAACGGTCAAAGCCTTGTAAATGCCACCAACACTCGGAATGATGGTGAGGATTACAGAAATACATCAGCCTTTTTACCAACAAGTGTTGGAGCTATCTATTATCTATCGGGCAATGTTGGGCTCGGGATTTCACTGAGTATGTTAAACACAGCCACCGACTACCTCGATAATATTTCAGAGTTAGGAACATCGGGCAACGACAATATTTTTCAGGCAAAATTTTCGCTGATAATCCCATTACAAATAGCCGCAAAATCTGATTAG
- a CDS encoding alpha/beta fold hydrolase, whose translation MSHSINIAGLEEWYSKGNYSNVNNLRVFHIQEGEGPTLLCIHGFPSSSWDFAPIWQELTNHFHVLSFDLIGLGRSSKPNMKLTVALQADIIEGLFEKLEFTEAHILAHDLGDTVAQELLARQKEGSTKINWLSCILLNGGIFPETHQPLFIQKLLISPIGGIIANLFTKKAFRKNITAVFSNEHPPSDEFIEGTWQLIIEQNGIKAIPRLIRYMAERVKNRERWVQPLQEAIIPIQLINGVEDPISGAHMAGRFEEVIPNAHVVRIPNSGHYPHIETPQEVLKAIFEFHSIQDD comes from the coding sequence ATGAGCCACTCTATCAACATAGCAGGATTAGAAGAGTGGTATTCTAAAGGAAATTATTCCAATGTCAATAACCTGCGTGTCTTTCATATTCAGGAAGGTGAAGGACCTACTTTACTGTGCATTCATGGTTTCCCCTCTTCGTCATGGGACTTTGCCCCCATCTGGCAAGAACTGACTAACCATTTTCATGTACTTTCTTTTGATCTCATTGGTTTAGGCAGATCGTCCAAACCAAATATGAAACTAACGGTTGCATTGCAGGCTGATATTATCGAGGGTTTATTTGAAAAGCTAGAGTTTACTGAGGCGCACATTTTGGCGCACGATCTGGGCGATACAGTGGCGCAAGAGCTACTAGCCAGACAAAAGGAAGGGAGCACAAAAATCAATTGGCTTTCTTGTATTCTTTTGAATGGAGGTATTTTTCCAGAAACTCACCAACCTTTGTTCATTCAAAAACTGCTCATCTCGCCCATAGGTGGAATTATTGCTAATCTGTTTACCAAAAAAGCTTTCCGAAAAAATATAACTGCCGTTTTTAGCAATGAGCATCCACCGAGTGATGAATTCATTGAAGGTACCTGGCAACTGATTATAGAACAAAATGGAATTAAGGCCATCCCAAGATTAATCCGCTATATGGCGGAACGAGTTAAAAACCGGGAACGTTGGGTTCAACCTTTGCAAGAAGCAATCATACCCATACAATTGATTAATGGTGTGGAAGACCCAATTTCAGGGGCTCACATGGCAGGTCGGTTTGAAGAGGTAATACCAAACGCTCATGTGGTAAGAATACCAAACTCAGGGCACTATCCTCATATAGAAACGCCACAAGAGGTGCTAAAGGCGATATTTGAATTTCATTCCATTCAAGATGACTAG
- a CDS encoding TlpA family protein disulfide reductase has translation MDWLLKIDEDLIFWKNKIEPILRFEKYSQTCRIKTPTRVIEFIHSNNSIIIDGVLLTKNFQKDSRLPKKSSQVIKNGTAVIQGYIEQVDSARAGLPLTFYTMDFILGTQHEYATDIDSSGYFHIVLEINGTQNIYLGAEYFNDIRQLIISPGDTLTINMPMSGEIENIHFAGNNSSANYDIFYMNEMQSTYIPSAKEQARALKLEPIQYVDFRRAFRATQEKFLKDYCNQSNCSELFKKWFFANTEINYFTKLLNFSWESMNYGIGNDKRLTGDLRNEFEIQFIDSINENSKAYELSASYFALINGLANHFLNRSEEDFKKYRQSEIRYILTNELLITEEEKSFLRRFKDNGIVISSLNQSDKEKWWSIEDKLANDLQKYRHKSSYESFLSHFLEAKNSKTRDLLLTQFFYRNIIELEDFERMEWAYEKTSSIIENPDYIEHIKEWYESTKNQKKQIDSLMLSTMKFDGDGQSLFGHIINYNRGLVTIIDFWATWCKPCLTDFEAQRQLKEEASKIKFVYLCVNSSERNWNTTLIKYNPLGDHYLLSARQSHELQEFYNIRSFPSYLLIDKKGKIHQNIPSPTSRIEFLKYVEGLN, from the coding sequence ATGGATTGGCTATTAAAAATTGATGAGGATTTAATTTTTTGGAAGAATAAAATTGAACCAATATTGAGGTTTGAAAAGTATAGTCAAACCTGTAGAATCAAAACTCCAACGCGAGTAATTGAATTCATTCATTCGAATAATTCAATAATCATTGATGGTGTTTTATTAACAAAAAATTTTCAAAAAGATAGCCGCTTACCAAAAAAATCTTCTCAAGTTATCAAAAATGGTACTGCGGTAATACAAGGTTATATTGAACAAGTTGACTCCGCAAGAGCAGGGTTACCTTTAACATTTTACACCATGGATTTTATCTTAGGGACACAACATGAATATGCGACAGATATAGATTCAAGCGGATATTTTCATATCGTACTTGAAATTAATGGAACTCAGAATATTTATCTAGGCGCTGAGTATTTTAATGATATAAGACAATTAATAATATCGCCAGGTGATACACTAACCATAAATATGCCGATGAGTGGGGAAATCGAAAATATTCATTTTGCTGGAAACAACTCTTCTGCAAACTATGATATTTTCTATATGAATGAAATGCAATCAACCTATATACCATCTGCGAAAGAACAAGCTAGGGCACTAAAGTTGGAACCAATTCAATATGTTGATTTTAGGAGAGCATTTAGGGCTACACAGGAAAAGTTTCTAAAAGACTATTGTAATCAATCGAATTGTTCAGAATTATTCAAAAAATGGTTTTTTGCGAATACTGAAATTAACTACTTCACAAAACTTCTTAATTTCAGCTGGGAGAGCATGAATTACGGTATTGGAAATGACAAGCGATTAACCGGTGATTTAAGAAATGAGTTTGAGATTCAATTTATTGATTCAATAAACGAAAATTCTAAAGCTTACGAATTATCTGCATCATATTTTGCTTTAATTAATGGTTTGGCAAATCACTTTTTAAATCGAAGCGAGGAAGATTTTAAAAAATACCGTCAATCAGAAATTAGATATATTTTAACCAATGAATTATTAATAACAGAAGAGGAAAAGTCTTTCCTTAGAAGATTTAAAGATAATGGAATTGTAATAAGTAGCCTAAATCAATCAGACAAAGAGAAATGGTGGAGCATTGAAGATAAGTTGGCTAATGATCTTCAAAAATACCGGCATAAGTCTAGTTATGAGAGCTTTCTAAGTCATTTTTTAGAAGCAAAAAACTCTAAAACTAGAGATTTACTTTTAACTCAATTTTTTTATCGAAACATTATAGAGTTGGAAGACTTTGAGAGAATGGAATGGGCTTACGAAAAAACATCATCGATTATCGAAAATCCCGATTATATAGAACACATAAAGGAATGGTATGAAAGTACAAAAAACCAAAAAAAACAAATTGATTCTTTAATGCTTTCGACCATGAAATTTGATGGAGATGGCCAAAGTCTGTTTGGCCACATAATCAATTATAACAGAGGTTTGGTCACTATTATTGACTTTTGGGCAACATGGTGCAAACCTTGCTTGACTGATTTTGAAGCACAGAGGCAATTGAAAGAGGAAGCATCAAAAATTAAGTTTGTTTACCTTTGTGTCAACTCGAGTGAACGTAATTGGAATACTACTTTAATTAAATATAATCCCTTAGGTGATCACTATCTATTAAGTGCTAGACAATCCCATGAACTACAAGAATTTTATAATATAAGATCTTTTCCAAGTTACTTGTTAATAGATAAAAAAGGTAAGATCCATCAAAATATACCTAGTCCAACAAGTAGAATTGAATTTCTTAAATATGTTGAAGGATTAAATTAA
- a CDS encoding DUF3109 family protein, producing MIEHGKVILSDDIKEKFFVCNLEKCKGACCVEGDLGAPLELDELKKLEDAYEAVKPYLMEEGIAAIEKEGKYVLDEDGEYSTTTIGGAECAYAVYDDKGILKCGIEEAYNDGKTDFKKPISCHLYPIRAKKYDEFEALNYDRWHICNPACDFGKELGVEIYKFLKDPLIRKYGEQWYNELVELIEKGEE from the coding sequence ATGATAGAACACGGAAAAGTAATCCTGTCTGACGACATCAAAGAGAAGTTTTTTGTTTGCAACCTGGAGAAGTGTAAGGGGGCATGTTGTGTAGAGGGTGATTTGGGTGCGCCTTTGGAATTGGACGAACTTAAGAAACTGGAAGATGCGTATGAGGCAGTGAAACCATATTTAATGGAGGAGGGGATAGCAGCCATTGAAAAAGAAGGTAAATATGTGCTTGATGAAGATGGTGAATATTCAACGACCACTATTGGCGGAGCAGAATGCGCCTATGCCGTGTATGATGATAAAGGTATTTTAAAATGTGGTATTGAAGAAGCGTATAACGATGGCAAAACGGACTTTAAAAAACCAATAAGCTGCCACCTGTATCCAATACGCGCCAAAAAGTACGATGAATTTGAAGCCCTGAATTACGACCGTTGGCATATCTGCAACCCGGCCTGCGATTTCGGCAAGGAACTAGGCGTTGAAATCTACAAATTCTTAAAAGACCCGCTCATCCGCAAATATGGCGAGCAGTGGTACAATGAGTTGGTGGAGTTGATTGAGAAAGGCGAGGAGTGA